Proteins from one Takifugu flavidus isolate HTHZ2018 unplaced genomic scaffold, ASM371156v2 ctg178, whole genome shotgun sequence genomic window:
- the LOC130519736 gene encoding trypsin-like, giving the protein MRLLALLLMVGAAAAVPREDGRIIGGQECEPHSRPYMASLNYGYHFCGGVLINKQWVLSVAHCWYNPYAMQVMLGEHDVRVFEGTEQLMKTDTIIWHPDYDYQTLDHDIMLIKLFHPVEVTESVAPISLPTGCPYGGMPCSVSGWGNTASSGDAIMPNRLQCLDVPAVSDEDCEKAYPGMITRRMVCAGYMDGGRGVCNGDSGSPLVCFGEVQGLVSWGQGCALPEYPAVYVKVCEFLYWIEDVLQTYS; this is encoded by the exons ATGAGactgctggctctgctgctgatggttggagctgctg CGGCAGTTCCACGTGAAGATGGCAGAATCATTGGCGGACAGGAGTGCGAGCCTCACTCTCGGCCATACATGGCTTCCCTCAACTATGGCTACCACTTCTGTGGGGGGGTGCTCATCAACAAACAGTGGGTGCTGTCTGTAGCTCACTGTTGGTACAA CCCCTACGCCATGCAGGTCATGCTGGGAGAACACGACGTGCGTGTGTTTGAGGGCACCGAGCAGCTCATGAAAACTGACACCATCATCTGGCATCCCGA CTACGACTACCAGACTCTGGACCATGACATCATGCTGATAAAGCTTTTCCACCCAGTGGAGGTGACAGAGTCAGTGGCACCCATCTCTCTGCCCACAGGGTGTCCCTACGGGGGCATGCCCTGCTCTGTGTCTGGCTGGGGTAACACCGCCAGTAGTGGCGACG CCATCATGCCCAACCGTCTGCAGTGCTTGGACGTCCCGGCAGTGAGTGACGAGGACTGTGAAAAGGCCTATCCAGGCATGATCACACGCAGGATGGTGTGTGCTGGATACATGGATGGAGGCAGAGGCGTTTGTAAC GGAGACTCCGGCAGCCCCCTGGTGTGTTTTGGAGAAGTCCAAGGACTGGTGTCGTGGGGGCAGGGATGTGCCCTTCCCGAGTATCCTGCAGTCTACGTTAAAGTCTGTGAATTCCTCTACTGGATTGAAGACGTCCTACAGACCTACTCCTAA
- the LOC130519737 gene encoding trypsin-2-like codes for MIGLVLLTVLGAAAAAPTDDRIVGGYECAAHSQPWQVSINIGYHYCGGSLINDQWIISAAHCWQNPYTQIAILGDHHIWMHEGTEQYMSVDAIYWHQSYDYTTLDYDIMLLKLAHPVTQNQYVKPVALPKACPEAGDKCTVSGWGNIYSDEVFNPFNLQCVEVPILSDKECDNSYPGKITERMVCAGYLEGGKDACQGDSGGPLVCNNELHGIVSWGQGCAQPNYPGVYTKVCSLLPWIQDVLSRYS; via the exons ATGATTGGCCTGGTGTTACTCACAGTCCTGGGAGCCGCAG CTGCAGCCCCTACGGATGACAGGATCGTGGGTGGCTACGAGTGTGCAGCCCACTCCCAACCCTGGCAGGTGTCCATCAACATTGGCTACCACTACTGTGGCGGTTCTCTCATCAATGACCAGTGGATCATctctgctgctcactgctgGCAAAA CCCTTATACACAGATTGCCATCTTAGGCGACCACCACATCTGGATGCACGAGGGCACCGAGCAGTACATGTCGGTGGACGCCATTTACTGGCACCAGAGTTACGACTACACGACCTTGGACTATGACATCATGCTGCTGAAGCTGGCACACCCCGTCACGCAGAACCAATATGTCAAGCCTGTCGCCCTGCCCAAAGCCTGCCCAGAAGCTGGAGACAAGTGCACCGTGTCAGGATGGGGGAACATTTACTCTGATGAGG TGTTCAACCCATTTAACCTCCAATGTGTGGAAGTCCCCATTCTCTCTGACAAGGAGTGTGACAACTCCTACCCTGGCAAGATCACCGAGCGCATGGTGTGTGCCGGATACCTAGAGGGAGGTAAAGACGCTTGTCAG GGTGACTCTGGCGGTCCCCTTGTGTGTAACAATGAGTTGCACGGTATCGTCTCCTGGGGCCAGGGCTGTGCCCAGCCTAACTACCCTGGAGTTTACACCAAGGTGTGCTCTCTTCTGCCTTGGATCCAAGATGTTCTGTCAAGATATAGCTAG
- the LOC130519738 gene encoding trypsin-2, whose translation MRSLVFLLLIGAAFATEDDKIVGGYECTPYSQPHQVSLNSGYHFCGGSLVNENWVVSAAHCYKSRVEVRLGEHNIRVNEGSEQFISSSRVIRHPNYSSYNIDNDIMLIKLSKPATLNQYVQPVALPSSCAAAGTMCKVSGWGNTMSSTADRNKLQCLNIPILSDRDCENSYPGMITDAMFCAGYLEGGKDSCQGDSGGPVVCNNELQGIVSWGYGCAERDHPGVYAKVCLFNDWLESTMASY comes from the exons ATGAGGTCTCTGGTCTTTCTTCTGCTCATCGGAGCTGCTT TTGCCACGGAGGACGACAAGATCGTCGGAGGGTATGAGTGCACGCCCTACTCCCAGCCTCACCAGGTGTCTCTGAACTCTGGGTACCACTTCTGCGGAGGCTCCCTGGTCAATGAGAACTGGGTGGTGTCTGCAGCTCACTGCTACAAGTC ACGTGTTGAAGTGCGTCTTGGCGAGCACAACATCAGGGTCAACGAGGGCTCGGAGCagttcatctcctcctctcgtGTCATCCGCCACCCAAACTACAGCTCCTACAACATTGACAACGACATCATGCTGATCAAGCTGAGCAAGCCTGCCACCCTCAACCAGTACGTGCAGCCCGTGGCTCTGCCCTCCAGCTGTGCCGCCGCCGGCACCATGTGCAAAGTCTCTGGCTGGGGCAACACCATGAGCTCCA CTGCTGACAGGAACAAGCTGCAGTGCCTGAACATCCCCATCCTGTCCGACAGGGACTGTGAGAACTCCTACCCAGGCATGATCACTGATGCCATGTTCTGCGCTGGTTACCTGGAGGGAGGCAAGGACTCTTGCCAG GGTGACTCTGGCGGCCCCGTCGTGTGCAACAATGAGCTGCAGGGGATTGTGTCCTGGGGCTATGGATGTGCTGAGAGGGACCACCCTGGTGTCTATGCCAAG GTCTGCCTCTTCAATGACTGGCTGGAGTCCACCATGGCCAGCTACTAG
- the mrpl17 gene encoding 39S ribosomal protein L17, mitochondrial, with translation MRLTLQLFISHGRVARKMGLGPESRINILRNILTGLVRHERIETTAARADEVRFYAEKLIDYAKKGDTDEKAMKMASFWLTEKDLVPKLFKVLAPRFETRANGYTRMARIPNRANLDRAKMAVLEYKGNPLPPLYPVKKPNELWLINQLLKGYRQEAEQCRV, from the exons ATGCGCCTTACGTTGCAGCTGTTTATCTCTCACGGTCGGGTGGCCCGTAAAATGGGTCTGGGCCCGGAGTCCCGAATCAATATCTTACGGAACATTTTAACAGGACTTGTCCGACATGAGAGGATAGAAACCACGGCGGCCAGAGCCGATGAAGTCCGATTTTACGCCGAAAAG CTGATCGATTATGCTAAAAAGGGAGACACAGATGAGAAGGCAATGAAAATGGCCAGTTTTTGGCTGACG GAAAAAGACCTGGTCCCGAAGCTCTTCAAGGTCCTGGCACCGAGGTTCGAGACTCGGGCGAACGGTTACACAAGGATGGCGCGCATCCCCAACAGAGCGAACCTGGACAGGGCCAAGATGGCGGTTCTGGAGTACAAAGGCAACCCCCTCCCTCCACTTTATCCTGTGAAAAAACCAAATGAACTCTGGCTCATCAACCAGCTGCTGAAGGGCTACAGACAGGAGGCAGAACAGTGCAGAGTTTAG